Proteins co-encoded in one Siniperca chuatsi isolate FFG_IHB_CAS linkage group LG11, ASM2008510v1, whole genome shotgun sequence genomic window:
- the cdh11 gene encoding cadherin-11 has protein sequence MAMLKRQGLGPLRAFLVLVGVSALCSVALGTRKGNASLDQRTHRHRHPGHLSLHRHRQRGGKEGQVLHRSKRGWVWNQFFVIEEYTGPDPVLVGRLHSDVDSGNGNIKYILSGEGAGTIFVIDDKTGNIHATKTLDREEQAQYTLTAQAVDRDTNKPLEPPSEFIVKVQDINDNPPEFLHGPYYARVPEMSNVGTSVMQVTATDADDPTYGNSARLVYSILQGQPYFSVEPQTGIIRTALPNMDREARQEYDVVIQAKDMGGHMGGLSGTTEVKITLTDVNDNPPKFPQSVYPMSVSEDKVPGEEVGRLKAKDPDLGDNGLVNYRLIDGDGMSMFELTTDSETREAVIKLKKPVDFETKRSYTLKVEGSNPHVDPQYLAWGPYKDEATIKISVEDADEPPVFVAPSYTFEVEENAPEGTLVGRVHAKDTDVANNPVRYMIPRYTDVEQFFSVNSEDGMITTTRPLDREAQAWHNISVSATEIGGHHQDTKVRVNIKVKDVNDNSPEFATNNEVLMCETVAPGKVIETVSAVDKDEMAHRQHFTFSLAPEVTHNHNFSLKDNRDSTANIYVLRKGFSRLTQDVYYLPIEINDNGFPAMSSTNTLTIRVCSCDSRDTILSCNVEPYVLPAGLSTGALIAILACIVILLAIVVLFVALRRQKKEPLIVFEEEDIRENIITYDDEGGGEEDTEAFDIATLQNPDGANGFLPRKDIKPELQYPIRPGAGRTAANSVDVDDFIKTRIAEADSDPTAPPYDSIQIYGYEGRGSLAGSLSSLESVTTESDLDYDYLQSWGPRFKKLADLYGTKDCSINDGDYGEDS, from the exons ATGGCGATGCTGAAGCGACAGGGCCTTGGGCCGCTGAGGGCCTTCTTGGTGTTGGTGGGAGTTTCTGCGCTCTGTAGCGTTGCATTAGGAACCCGGAAAGGAAATGCTTCTTTGGATCAAAGGacccacagacacagacatccTG GTCACTTGTCACTgcatagacacagacagaggggagggaaggaagggCAGGTACTCCACAGGTCCAAACGAGGATGGGTCTGGAATCAGTTCTTCGTCATTGAGGAGTACACTGGACCTGACCCAGTGTTGGTGGGCAGG CTCCACTCAGACGTAGACTCAGGCAATGGCAACATCAAGTATATCCTGTCCGGCGAAGGTGCGGGAACGATCTTTGTTATTGATGACAAGACGGGCAACATCCACGCCACAAAAACTCTGGACCGTGAGGAGCAGGCCCAGTACACTTTAACCGCCCAGGCCGTGGACAGAGACACTAATAAGCCTCTGGAGCCTCCATCAGAGTTCATAGTGAAAGTTCAGGACATCAACGATAATCCTCCTGAGTTTCTACATGGGCCGTACTATGCCAGGGTGCCTGAGATGTCCAATGTTG GTACATCAGTGATGCAGGTGACAGCTACAGATGCTGATGACCCCACCTACGGCAACAGTGCCAGGCTGGTGTACAGCATATTGCAAGGACAGCCGTATTTCTCTGTGGAGCCTCAGACAG GTATAATTCGTACTGCCTTGCCAAACATGGATCGTGAGGCACGCCAGGAGTATGATGTCGTCATCCAGGCCAAAGACATGGGTGGTCACATGGGTGGGCTGTCAGGAACCACCGAGGTTAAAATCACCCTCACAGATGTCAATGACAACCCTCCGAAGTTCCCACAGA GTGTATATCCCATGTCTGTATCAGAGGATAAAGTTCCAGGAGAGGAGGTGGGCCGTCTTAAGGCCAAAGACCCTGACCTCGGAGACAATGGACTGGTGAACTACCGCTTAATAGACGGAGATGGAATGAGCATGTTTGAACTGACCACTGACTCCGAGACCAGAGAGGCTGTTATTAAGCTGAAGAAG cCAGTGGACTTTGAGACTAAAAGATCATACACTTTGAAAGTGGAGGGATCCAACCCTCATGTTGACCCTCAATATCTCGCTTGGGGGCCTTATAAGGACGAAGCCACAATAAag ATATCAGTGGAGGATGCAGATGAGCCTCCTGTGTTTGTAGCGCCGAGTTATACTTTTGAGGTAGAAGAGAATGCGCCTGAAGGCACCCTAGTGGGACGAGTCCACGCCAAGGACACTGATGTTGCCAACAATCCTGTCAg GTACATGATCCCTCGGTACACAGATGTAGAGCAGTTCTTCAGCGTAAACTCAGAAGACGGCATGATTACCACGACAAGACCACTGGACAGAGAAGCACAGGCCTGGCATAATATATCTGTGTCAGCCACAGAGATAG gaggccACCACCAAGACACCAAAGTGCGTGTTAACATCAAAGTGAAAGATGTAAATGACAACTCCCCAGAGTTTGCGACCAACAACGAAGTCCTCATGTGTGAAACTGTCGCGCCAGGGAAG GTTATTGAAACAGTAAGTGCAGTGGACAAAGATGAGATGGCTCACAGACAACACTTCACATTCAGCCTCGCTCCGGAAGTCACCCACAACCACAACTTCTCCCTCAAAGACAACAGAG ACAGCACAGCCAATATCTATGTGCTTCGTAAAGGATTCAGCCGTCTGACCCAGGATGTTTACTACCTTCCCATTGAGATAAACGACAACGGTTTCCCCGCTATGAGCAGCACCAACACCCTGACCATCAGAGTCTGTTCCTGCGACAGCAGAGACACCATCCTCTCCTGCAACGTGGAGCCCTATGTCCTACCGGCTGGTCTCAGTACCGGGGCATTGATAGCTATACTGGCCTGTATTGTCATTCTGCTGG CAATAGTCGTGTTGTTTGTTGCACTGAGGCGTCAGAAGAAGGAGCCACTGATAGTgtttgaggaggaggacatcAGGGAGAATATTATCACTTATGATGACGAGGGAGGTGGTGAGGAGGACACGGAGGCTTTCGACATCGCTACACTGCAG AACCCAGACGGTGCCAACGGATTCCTGCCAAGAAAGGACATCAAACCAGAGCTTCAATATCCCATCCGGCCCGGTGCTGGACGTACTGCAGCCAACAGCGTCGATGTTGATGACTTCATTAAGACTCGAATTGCAGAGGCTGACAGCGACCCGACTGCACCTCCTTACGACTCCATTCAGATCTACGGATACGAAGGCAGAGGATCATTGGCTGGGTCATTGAGTTCCCTCGAGTCTGTCACAACAGAGTCTGACTTGGATTATGACTATCTGCAGAGTTGGGGGCCGAGGTTTAAGAAGCTGGCAGATTTGTACGGGACCAAAGACTGCTCCATTAATGATGGGGATTATGGTGAAGACTCTTAA